Below is a genomic region from Actinoallomurus bryophytorum.
GCGCGGCGGCCGGTGCGGATCAGTGGTCCGAGGCGTACGGCGCTGCCCAGGCCGAACAGCGCGGCGGCGAACAGCAGGTCCTTCACCGTGCTCGCCGTGTCCAGCACGCCCTGGGGCACCGCTCCCGTCGAGCGGAGCGCCACCATGGCCAGGAAGGCGATCAAGAAGACCGGCAGCACCGGCGGCCGCTTCGCGCCTGCGGCCGGGCCTGCGGCCGGGCCCGCGTGCCGTACGCGCAGGGCGATCGCGGTGGTGACCGGGGCGAGCATGGCGACGCGGATCAGCTTGACCGCCACCGCCGGCAGGAGGGCGGCCGGGCCCGCGACCGTCGCGGTGGCGACGACCTGGCCGACGTCGTGGACGCTCGCGCCGATCCAGCGGCCCTGGTCGTAGGCCGACAGGCCGAGCAGGTGGCCGGCGGCCGGCATCACCACGATCGCGAGCGTGCCGCAGAGCGTGACCAGGGCGACCGCGGTGGCGGCGTCGCGCTCCCGGTCGTCGTCGCGGTCGTGACCGAGGACGCCGTCGACCGCGGCCACCGCGGACGCGCCGCAGATCGCGAAGCCGGAGGCGACCAGCAGTGACGTCCGCGCGGACAAGCCCATCCGGCTACCGAGCCAGCGGGTGCCGAACAACGTCGCCAGCAGCACGAGCACCGTCATGACGATGGTCTGCCAGCCCAGACCGGCGATGTCGGTCAGCGCGACCTGAAGTCCGAGGAGGACGACGCCGGCCCGCATGACCGTGCTGGCGGCGAACCGGGAACCCGCACGCGTGGCCGACGGCAGGACTCCGGTGTTGACCGCGACGATGCCGAGCAGCAGTGCGGCGGTGAGCATGGGGACCGCGCCCACCAGGCGGTGCACGCTCCAGGCCACGAGGAGACCGGCCGCGCACGCCGCCAGTCCCGGCACGAGCGCCGGCCGGGTCCGTGGCTCACGACGACCGGCACGCGACGGCACGACATGGTCGGGACGTACGCGAGGCCGGGCCGTCGAGGTGGTCATGATCTCCAGGATCGGGGCGGCGGGGAGGCGCGACTAGCAGGTGTTGCACTGGCAGGTCATAGGGTTTCTCTATGACTCAACGTCTGCCGGACCTGGAGGCACTGGAGCTGCTCGTCGCGGTCGCCGAGACCGGCAGCCTCGGTCAGGCGGCGGCACGGCAGGGCATCAGCCAGCCGTCGGCGAGTGCCCGGATCGACACTCTGGAGCGGCGGCTGGGCGTCCGGCTGCTCGTCCGCTCACCCAGCGGTTCCCGGCTCACCGCGGCCGGGCTCGTCGTGACGGACCGGGCGCGGACGCTGCTGGGACAGGCGTACGCGCTGGTCGAGGGGGCGGCGGCGCTCCGTGCGCGTCAGCACGGCCGGCTGCGCGTCACCGCGAGCCTGACCATCGCCGAACACCTTATGCCGGGCTGGCTCGTCACGCTGAGAGAGATCGACCCGGCCGTCCACGTCGAGCTCAACGTCGCCAACAGCAC
It encodes:
- a CDS encoding YeiH family protein; its protein translation is MTTSTARPRVRPDHVVPSRAGRREPRTRPALVPGLAACAAGLLVAWSVHRLVGAVPMLTAALLLGIVAVNTGVLPSATRAGSRFAASTVMRAGVVLLGLQVALTDIAGLGWQTIVMTVLVLLATLFGTRWLGSRMGLSARTSLLVASGFAICGASAVAAVDGVLGHDRDDDRERDAATAVALVTLCGTLAIVVMPAAGHLLGLSAYDQGRWIGASVHDVGQVVATATVAGPAALLPAVAVKLIRVAMLAPVTTAIALRVRHAGPAAGPAAGAKRPPVLPVFLIAFLAMVALRSTGAVPQGVLDTASTVKDLLFAAALFGLGSAVRLGPLIRTGRRALLLGLTSWVMIAGISYGGVLLTR